The Geotrypetes seraphini chromosome 6, aGeoSer1.1, whole genome shotgun sequence genome includes a window with the following:
- the RHOG gene encoding rho-related GTP-binding protein RhoG isoform X1, translated as MQHHGKSYITLRGRLCCYKVERKASSIRCGGWFHCQGCQRGAEGTPDGMQSIKCVVVGDGAVGKTCLLICYTTNAFPKEYIPTVFDNYSAQNTVDGRTVSLNLWDTAGQEEYDRLRTLSYPQTNVFIICFSIASPPSYENVKHKWYPEVCHHCPNVPILLVGTKKDLRSNPEALKKLKEQNQIPITTQQGVGLSKQIHAVKYMECSALNQEGIKEIFIESVRAVLNPTPVKPKKNCVLL; from the exons ATGCAGCATCATGGGAAATCGTACATCACATTGAGAGGAAGGTTATGTTGTTACAAGGTAGAGAGGAAAGCCAGTTCAATACGTTGTGGAGGATGGTTCCATTGTCAAG ggTGCCAACGAGGAGCAGAAGGAACACCAGACGGGATGCAGAGTATTAAGTGTGTGGTGGTGGGAGATGGTGCAGTGGGTAAAACATGTCTGCTGATCTGTTACACAACCAATGCCTTCCCGAAAGAATATATTCCTACTGTCTTTGACAATTACAGTGCCCAGAACACAGTGGATGGCAGGACTGTTAGCCTAAATCTCTGGGACACAGCAGGCCAGGAGGAGTATGACCGGCTAAGGACACTTTCCTACCCTCAGACCAATGTCTTCATCATCTGTTTCTCCATCGCTAGTCCACCATCCTATGAAAACGTGAAACACAAATGGTACCCCGAGGTATGCCACCACTGTCCTAATGTTCCAATTCTCTTGGTGGGCACTAAGAAAGATTTAAGAAGCAACCCAGAGGCCTTGAAAAAGCTGAAGGAGCAAAACCAGATACCCATCACCACACAGCAGGGAGTCGGCCTTTCCAAGCAGATTCATGCGGTCAAGTACATGGAGTGCTCTGCCCTGAACCAGGAAGGCATAAAAGAAATCTTTATAGAGTCTGTGCGAGCAGTGCTGAATCCTACCCCCGTCAAGCCTAAAAAGAACTGTGTGCTCTTGTGA
- the RHOG gene encoding rho-related GTP-binding protein RhoG isoform X3 has product MTSQGGVGGSWTGCQRGAEGTPDGMQSIKCVVVGDGAVGKTCLLICYTTNAFPKEYIPTVFDNYSAQNTVDGRTVSLNLWDTAGQEEYDRLRTLSYPQTNVFIICFSIASPPSYENVKHKWYPEVCHHCPNVPILLVGTKKDLRSNPEALKKLKEQNQIPITTQQGVGLSKQIHAVKYMECSALNQEGIKEIFIESVRAVLNPTPVKPKKNCVLL; this is encoded by the coding sequence ggTGCCAACGAGGAGCAGAAGGAACACCAGACGGGATGCAGAGTATTAAGTGTGTGGTGGTGGGAGATGGTGCAGTGGGTAAAACATGTCTGCTGATCTGTTACACAACCAATGCCTTCCCGAAAGAATATATTCCTACTGTCTTTGACAATTACAGTGCCCAGAACACAGTGGATGGCAGGACTGTTAGCCTAAATCTCTGGGACACAGCAGGCCAGGAGGAGTATGACCGGCTAAGGACACTTTCCTACCCTCAGACCAATGTCTTCATCATCTGTTTCTCCATCGCTAGTCCACCATCCTATGAAAACGTGAAACACAAATGGTACCCCGAGGTATGCCACCACTGTCCTAATGTTCCAATTCTCTTGGTGGGCACTAAGAAAGATTTAAGAAGCAACCCAGAGGCCTTGAAAAAGCTGAAGGAGCAAAACCAGATACCCATCACCACACAGCAGGGAGTCGGCCTTTCCAAGCAGATTCATGCGGTCAAGTACATGGAGTGCTCTGCCCTGAACCAGGAAGGCATAAAAGAAATCTTTATAGAGTCTGTGCGAGCAGTGCTGAATCCTACCCCCGTCAAGCCTAAAAAGAACTGTGTGCTCTTGTGA
- the RHOG gene encoding rho-related GTP-binding protein RhoG isoform X4, which produces MQSIKCVVVGDGAVGKTCLLICYTTNAFPKEYIPTVFDNYSAQNTVDGRTVSLNLWDTAGQEEYDRLRTLSYPQTNVFIICFSIASPPSYENVKHKWYPEVCHHCPNVPILLVGTKKDLRSNPEALKKLKEQNQIPITTQQGVGLSKQIHAVKYMECSALNQEGIKEIFIESVRAVLNPTPVKPKKNCVLL; this is translated from the coding sequence ATGCAGAGTATTAAGTGTGTGGTGGTGGGAGATGGTGCAGTGGGTAAAACATGTCTGCTGATCTGTTACACAACCAATGCCTTCCCGAAAGAATATATTCCTACTGTCTTTGACAATTACAGTGCCCAGAACACAGTGGATGGCAGGACTGTTAGCCTAAATCTCTGGGACACAGCAGGCCAGGAGGAGTATGACCGGCTAAGGACACTTTCCTACCCTCAGACCAATGTCTTCATCATCTGTTTCTCCATCGCTAGTCCACCATCCTATGAAAACGTGAAACACAAATGGTACCCCGAGGTATGCCACCACTGTCCTAATGTTCCAATTCTCTTGGTGGGCACTAAGAAAGATTTAAGAAGCAACCCAGAGGCCTTGAAAAAGCTGAAGGAGCAAAACCAGATACCCATCACCACACAGCAGGGAGTCGGCCTTTCCAAGCAGATTCATGCGGTCAAGTACATGGAGTGCTCTGCCCTGAACCAGGAAGGCATAAAAGAAATCTTTATAGAGTCTGTGCGAGCAGTGCTGAATCCTACCCCCGTCAAGCCTAAAAAGAACTGTGTGCTCTTGTGA